One Candidatus Palauibacter scopulicola genomic window, AGACTTCCGATCTCCAGACGGTGGACGCGGCCGTCGCGAGGCTGAAGAATCTCCGCGAGCAGTTCGGCACCCTCTCGGTCGACGAGATCCTCGCCTATCGAGACGAAGGCCGCCGATGAGATCGCTTGTCGTCGACTGCTCCACCGCAATCGCCTGGACGATGCTGGACGAATCGTCTACCCTGGCTGACGCGGCGCTGGAACGGCTGAGGGCCTGGGGCGGCGTGGCGCCGCAGATCTGGTGGGCGGAGCTGCGCAACGCTCTTCTCGCGGCCGAGAGGCGGGGCCGCGTTCCGCCTGCGGGCACGGATGCGGCGCTCGCGGCGCTTGACGACCTTCCCATCGTGCTGGACCGCACGCCGAGTGGAGCCATGGTTCTCCGGATCGCACGGGAGCACGACCTGACCGTCTACGACGCGATGTACCTGGAATTGGCGCTACGGCTGAACTGTCCCCTTGCGACGCTGGATCGAAAGCTCGCGATGGCCGCGGCGGAGGCCGGGGGCACGGTGTTCAGCGCGGACGCCTGACGGGATCCGTCTCGACTTCGGCGGGCGGACTATTCGGGGACGGCCGACATCGACTGGAGGCGCGCCTTGAGCGGGGGCGGGATCTCGATGCCCTGCCAGTCGCGGCTGCCGTGGTCGCGACGGGCGCAGACGACGGTCCAGTCGCTGCGGGCCACGACGCGAGTTACCCTCCGGGCCGTGTGCTCATCCAGTCGCAATCCTCGTCCGAGACCAGGTACATCAAGATCCAGGTCTGAAGCTTCTCCGACTCGTCGATTCGCCGGTCCAGGACGAATAGCGTATCGCCCCTGAAGGTCTCCATCGGTCGAATGTCGAAGTCGTGCGGCACGAGGGTGTCCACACACGCTTGTGAGAGGTCTGGCGAGAGGATCCCGACCCAGGTCTTGGCGGTGAGCACCGGCATCGGTTCCATCTTCAGTGCCGTCTGGTCGTGGTGGGTGAACAGGAAACCGCCGCCCGGCCGCGGGAAAAGTTGGCGCAGTCGCGAACTCTCCTCCAACTGCTCGCGGTACGGGATGCGCTCGATGTCGATGCGTTCCCTGAGGTCGGCCGGAACGCCCTTCCTCCGCGCCACCGGGATGTCCAGCGTGTCCACCACCTCGCCCCGCAGGTTCAAGACGAACATCTCGTCTAGTCCGGACCTGCCCTGCACGAACCGTCCGTCGGCGTACGCAAGAGAACTGATCGAAAAAAGAGTCGCATAGGACCAGTTGCCGCTCTTGATGGACGCAACGTACTGCTCCGGGAGTCCGCCCATACTCGCGAATTCGTCCGTGGCCGGTCGCCAACGAGTCAGCGATGTTTCGCGCTGGAGCTCGAAATCCGTCATCCAGACGTCCTGGCCGATCACCACCGGGGGAGTGATTCCGCCCAGCGCGGGAAAGTCCACAACTCGAATGGTCTCTCCGGTGTTTCGGTCGAAGATGTTCACTCGTCGCGAGCTTGTAACCTGTGCGGCTACGGTCGAGTCGTCGAGCACCATCGGAACCCCTGGGCCGCCGCGAAACTCTCCCGGCCCCTCTCCCGGCCGTCCGTACACGAGCATCAGACTGCCGTCTCTGCGGAACCGGAGGACCCGTGCCGAAAAGATGTCCGATATGTAGAAGGACCCGTCGAGGGGGTCGACGACCAGAGCGTATGGGTTGCCGATGTACAGCGTGTCGCCTTCCGGCAGTAGAATACTGTCGACGGCAGTGAGCGTCGGTCCCGCCGTGCCTGCGGTCACGGGTTCACCGGACTCGGAGCCGCAGCCCGGGATCAGGAACATCCCGCCGGCGAACAACGCGACGCCGACACGACGGAACCAGCCCACTCTGCCCCCCTTACCGTCCTGGGATGTTGGATTCGGGGAGGGCGGACATCGTCTGGAGGCGCTTCTTGAGCAGCGGCGGGATCTCGATCCCCCGCCAGTCGCGGCTGCCGTGCTCGCGGCGGGCGCAGACGACGGTCCAGTCGCTGCGGGCGACGACTTCCCCCTCCCCGGAGCGGTCGACCGTGAACTCAGCGGAGTAGCGGATCGCCTTGCGGCGCACCTCACGCACCCGAAGTCTCACTTCGACCTCGTCGCCGTAACGGACGGCGCCCAGGTAATCGCACGAGACGGAGACGCGCGGCATCCCGAACACGGAATCCTCGCTCCAGCGGAAGCCGACGAGGCCGAACGAGCGGTAGAGCGCGTGCTCGGCCTCCTCCATGAACTTCAGGAGCGCCGTGAAATGGATGAGGTTCGCGGTGTCCGTATCCGCGAACTCCACGCGCCGCGTGTAGACGAACTCGGAAGCCATGCGGCAATCTATCACCCCTTCGAACCCTGGCAGCCCGCGATCTGGTCACGACACCAGGGTCGGCGGGCCGGGAGGCGCAGTGTCGGTTGAACCGAGGCACATCACGATCGAGCGGCGGGTGCGCTTCGCCGTGCTGGAGCCGCAGGTGCGGCCGGCGACCGAGATCTGGTTCGCCCTGCACGGATACCACCAGCTCGCTCACCGCTTCCTGCGCCATTTCCAGCCTATCCAAAGGGGCGCGCGGTGCATCGTCGCGCCCGAGGGCCTGCACCGTCACTACATCGACCACGAGTCGCGCAAGGTCGGCGCTTCGTGGATGACGAGCGAAGATCGTCTCACGGACATAGAGGACTACGTCGGCTACCTCGACCGCCTCCACGCGCACGTCCTCGCCGAGGAGTCCCGGCAGACGTCAGGCGGCTCGGCGCCCCCGCGAATCGTCGGACTCGGCTTCTCGCAGGGCGTCCACACCCTCTGCCGCTGGCTCGCCTTCGGCCGCGCCCGCATCGACCGCGCGATCCTGTGGGGTGCCACCGTCCCGCCCGACCTCGACCTGAGCGAGCACGGCCACGCGCTCTCCGCCGCCGACCTCCATCTCGTCGTCGGCGACGAGGATGAGTACTACGACCGCGCCGCAATCGACGCCCACGAGGCGCGGCTACGCGCGGCCGGCGTCGCCTTCACCTCCCACACCTATCCCGGCGGCCACCGCCTCGACGCCGGGCCCCTGCGGCGCCTCGCCGAGCCCGGTGGAACGGGATAAGGCACCGCCGCCACCGCCCCGACTAGGGCGGGGGTTGCCGCACAATGTCGTACCGAACCACATACGGGATGTCGAAGGCATCCCTTTCCACGACCCAGCACTCCGTCAGATCCGCGAACCAGATTCCACCGGGAGGTCGAAGCCGGCCGATGACCGATCCCGAGCCATCGAGCACCAGCCACTCGCGCTCACCGTCCTCTTCTCTCAATCCTGCCAGCCAGGTGGTTCCGTCGTTACCCAGCACGACAGACGCCACGGGGGGAAAGTAGCGGTGTTGCTCGTAGAACTCGCGCAGGGCGCGGGCGTGGGCTCTCCGATTGTTGATGCTTGGCCTATCTATGGAGCTGGCGATCTGGTCATCAAAGAAGTCCGGTGGCACGGGGCGGGGCTCATATTCGAAGCTTCGCCGGTACACGGTGTCGCCGTGAAGGTCGATTCTCGTAACTTCGAACTCCGCGGGGGCCGTGCCCCCGTCCCAGCTCCGACGCTTCACCACAACGCCGCTCGATCCGTCCGGAGCGAAGGTTATCAAGTCCTGGTCCTGAATCGGCGAAACGACCCATGACTGGCCACTAGCCATCCCGGCGGTGATCTTGCGGATGAGGCCGACAATCGATTGTCGAGCTAGCGTGTCGCGCAGGGCCCCATCGAGCTCCGTGACGATGAAGGGGACTTCCGAAGCCGCCATCAGGCCCCCGGGGGCCGTCGTGACTTCGGCAGATGCGACAACCTGGCCGTTGGCGAGTACGGCGAACGGGATCCATCGCTGAATCGATCCCGGGACGTCGGCCCGGTACTGGATCGTTTCCGCTTCGCCGGTCGCTACGTCGAAGAACGTAAGCCGCCGCGACATCGGATCCGTGACCCAAAGTCGCGATCCATGCCACCCCATCCGGTTCGGCCGCATTAACTCGCCGGGCCCCTCCCCTCGACGGCCGAGGTCGCGAACGAATTCCCCGGCGCGCGAAAAAACCCGCACCGTGCCGTCCTGCGGCTGCAGCACGAATACATGCTCGGCATCTGCGACAACCCCGCCGACCCGTGACAGTCCATAAACCGGATCGTCAACACTCCCGATCGTTACGCCACGCTCCAGCGTCCACTCCGGTATCCGGCCCGAGACCTGGCCGGATACCGGAGCGACACCAAGCGCCAGCGCGTATCCGAGAAGTAGACCCCTCATCATCGGTTGACTTTGGGCAATCCCTCCAGGTCCCGGGAAGGCGGTTCGCATCCTCTTCATCGTTTTCGACGGCGGCGGCGGCGGGCTTCGAGGCGGCGGAGGAGGAGGGGGCTCACGAGGGCCGACGTCGTGCCGCCGATGAGGGCGAGGATGCCGACCGGGCCGGGGTTCGAGAACATCGGGGCGCTGATCTGGATGTTCATCCACATCCCGAGCGCCGCGAACACGACCGCGCCGACGACGAAGCCGAGCCAGGTGAGCCGGATCACGGGGCGGTGCGCCGAATCAGAGGGCCGCGCCGGGCCGCTATGAGCCGCCGTCCCCGTCGTCGCCGCCGGGGAGGCCGACGGTGGCGATGCACTCGATCTCGACGCGCGCGTTCAGCACCAGGCCGCCCACCGCCAGCGCGCTGCGCGCCGGCCGGTCGTTGGGGAAGAATTCCATGTACGTGCGGCTCATGTCTCCGAAATCCGCGATGTCGGCCAGGAAGACCGTGCACTTCACGACCTCGTCCAGCGACGAGCCGTAGCGCTCGAGGGCGTCCTCGATGTTGCGCATCGTCTGCTGCGTCTCGGGGATGATCCCGCCCTCGACCAGCCCCTCGCCGGGCACGGTGCCGAGCTTGCCGGCCAGGTAGAGGACGTTCCCCACCCGCACGGCCTCGGAGAACGGGGAGTTGGGCCGTCCGCCCAGGTACTCGACGGAGTGCATCATCTCGGCCATCTCGGCGTGTTCCTGCGCGGCGAGCGGCGTCGCGGGCACGAGGGCCGTCCCGAGCAGCGTAAGAACCGCGGCGAGCGCGAGAGCCTTGGCGGGAAGCTGTTTCCTGGTCATTTCTCCTCCTTCGAAGCCTGTCGCAAGTTTATGGCGTGATGCGGGTCATCATGCGGGGGAACGCGATCGTCTCGCGCAGGTGGTCGATGCCGCACATCCACGTCACCGTGCGCTCGACGCCCAGCCCGAACCCGCTGTGCGTGAAAGTGCCGTATTTTCGGAGGTCCAGATACCAGTCGTAGGACGCCTCCGGGAGTCCTTCCTCGCGGATGCGCGCGAGTAGCTTGTCGTGGTCGTCCTCCCGCTGGCTGCCGCCGATCACCTCGCCGTATCCCTCGGGCGCGAGCATGTCGTTGCACTTCACCGTGCGGGGATCCTCCGGGTTCTCCTTCATGTAGAAGGCCTTGACCCCCTTCGGATAGTCGAACACGAAGAGCGGCTTGTCCCGGCCCTCGACGAGCAGCGTCTCGGCCGTGGCCCCGAGGTCCGAACCCCACTCGATGTCGCTTCCCTTCGACTGCAGGAAGGCGACGGCGTCGGTGTAGCTGATGCGGTCGAACGGTGGCTGGATGGCCTCGAGCTTGGAGATGTCGCGGCCGAGCGCTTCGAGCTGATCGCGCTGGTTGTAGAGGACGCGCTTCACGATCCAGCAGACGAAGCGCTCCTGGAGCGCCATGTTCCCGTCGGAGTCGATCCAGGGGGCCTCGGGTTCCACCATCCAGAACTCGGTCAGGTGCCGGCGCGTCTTCGATTTCTCGGCCCGGAAGGTGGGGCCGAAGCAGTACACCTTGCCGAGCGCCGCGGCGGCGGCCTCCACGTAGAGCTGCCCCGTCTGCGCGAGGTACGCGGTGCCGAGATCGAAGTACTCCGTCTCGAACAGGGTGCCCGCCGACTCGCCGATCGCGCCGGTGAGGATGGGGGTGTCGACGTGGACGAACCCCTCGTGGTGGAGGAAGTCGTGGATTGCGCGGATGACTTCGTCGCGGATGCGCATGATCGCGATCTGCCGCGCGCTCCGCAGCCAGAGGTGGCGGTTCTCGAGGAGGAAATCGACGCCGTGCTCCTTGGGCTGGATCGGGAAGTCGGTCGACGGCCCCAGCACCTCGAAACCCGACGCGGTGAGTTCG contains:
- a CDS encoding thioesterase family protein, giving the protein MASEFVYTRRVEFADTDTANLIHFTALLKFMEEAEHALYRSFGLVGFRWSEDSVFGMPRVSVSCDYLGAVRYGDEVEVRLRVREVRRKAIRYSAEFTVDRSGEGEVVARSDWTVVCARREHGSRDWRGIEIPPLLKKRLQTMSALPESNIPGR
- a CDS encoding RidA family protein; amino-acid sequence: MTRKQLPAKALALAAVLTLLGTALVPATPLAAQEHAEMAEMMHSVEYLGGRPNSPFSEAVRVGNVLYLAGKLGTVPGEGLVEGGIIPETQQTMRNIEDALERYGSSLDEVVKCTVFLADIADFGDMSRTYMEFFPNDRPARSALAVGGLVLNARVEIECIATVGLPGGDDGDGGS
- a CDS encoding 6-bladed beta-propeller → MRTAFPGPGGIAQSQPMMRGLLLGYALALGVAPVSGQVSGRIPEWTLERGVTIGSVDDPVYGLSRVGGVVADAEHVFVLQPQDGTVRVFSRAGEFVRDLGRRGEGPGELMRPNRMGWHGSRLWVTDPMSRRLTFFDVATGEAETIQYRADVPGSIQRWIPFAVLANGQVVASAEVTTAPGGLMAASEVPFIVTELDGALRDTLARQSIVGLIRKITAGMASGQSWVVSPIQDQDLITFAPDGSSGVVVKRRSWDGGTAPAEFEVTRIDLHGDTVYRRSFEYEPRPVPPDFFDDQIASSIDRPSINNRRAHARALREFYEQHRYFPPVASVVLGNDGTTWLAGLREEDGEREWLVLDGSGSVIGRLRPPGGIWFADLTECWVVERDAFDIPYVVRYDIVRQPPP
- the asnS gene encoding asparagine--tRNA ligase: MSEHTVTISELPARIGDEVRLRGWVRRLRSSGKISFLVLRDGTDEVQCVFVRNEIPPETWEPLTTVGHEACVAVTGVVRADARAPSGVELTASGFEVLGPSTDFPIQPKEHGVDFLLENRHLWLRSARQIAIMRIRDEVIRAIHDFLHHEGFVHVDTPILTGAIGESAGTLFETEYFDLGTAYLAQTGQLYVEAAAAALGKVYCFGPTFRAEKSKTRRHLTEFWMVEPEAPWIDSDGNMALQERFVCWIVKRVLYNQRDQLEALGRDISKLEAIQPPFDRISYTDAVAFLQSKGSDIEWGSDLGATAETLLVEGRDKPLFVFDYPKGVKAFYMKENPEDPRTVKCNDMLAPEGYGEVIGGSQREDDHDKLLARIREEGLPEASYDWYLDLRKYGTFTHSGFGLGVERTVTWMCGIDHLRETIAFPRMMTRITP
- a CDS encoding type II toxin-antitoxin system VapC family toxin, with protein sequence MRSLVVDCSTAIAWTMLDESSTLADAALERLRAWGGVAPQIWWAELRNALLAAERRGRVPPAGTDAALAALDDLPIVLDRTPSGAMVLRIAREHDLTVYDAMYLELALRLNCPLATLDRKLAMAAAEAGGTVFSADA